One segment of Tachyglossus aculeatus isolate mTacAcu1 chromosome 16, mTacAcu1.pri, whole genome shotgun sequence DNA contains the following:
- the PTAFR gene encoding platelet-activating factor receptor, translated as MSPGPNTTRRVDSEFRYILFPVAYSIIFVLGVFANGYVLWVFARLYPTKKLNEIKIFMVNLTVADLLFLVTLPLWIVYYWNRGDWILPPFLCNVAGCLFFINTYCSVAFLGVITYNRFQAVTRPIKAAQATTRKRGIILSLVIWVLIVASALYFLVAEGTNTATEESGRNVTRCFESYDKDSQAVLAIHIFIVASFFAVFLLILVCNLTIIHTLLAQPPQAQSPRGAGVKSRALWMVCTVLAVFIICFVPHHVVQLPWTLAEVKWHNHRNHQGINDAHQVTLCLLSTNCVLDPVIYCFLTKRFRKHLTEKLRSLRGSRKCSRATTETGTEGVAMPLNAFAGYSIKQ; from the coding sequence ATGTCGCCGGGCCCCAACACCACCAGGCGAGTGGACTCCGAGTTCCGTTACATCCTCTTCCCCGTGGCCTACAGCATCATCTTCGTGCTGGGCGTCTTCGCCAACGGCTACGTGCTGTGGGTCTTCGCCCGCCTCTACCCCACCAAGAAGCTGAACGAGATCAAGATTTTCATGGTGAACCTGACGGTGGCCGACCTATTGTTCCTGGTGACCCTGCCGCTGTGGATCGTGTACTACTGGAACCGCGGTGACTGGATCCTGCCCCCGTTCCTGTGCAACGTGGCCGGCTGCCTCTTCTTCATCAACACCTACTGCTCCGTCGCCTTCCTGGGTGTCATCACCTACAACCGCTTCCAGGCCGTGACGCGGCCCATCAAGGCGGCCCAGGCCACCACGCGCAAGCGGGGCATCATCCTGTCGCTGGTCATCTGGGTGCTGATCGTGGCCAGTGCCTTGTACTTCCTCGTGGCCGAAGGCACCAACACGGCCACCGAGGAATCTGGCCGGAACGTGACCCGCTGCTTCGAGAGCTATGACAAGGACAGCCAGGCAGTGCTGGCCATTCACATCTTCATCGTCGCCAGCTTCTTCGCAGTCTTCCTGCTCATCTTAGTGTGCAACCTGACCATCATCCACACGCTGCTCGCCCAGCCGCCTCAGGCCCAGTCTCCGCGTGGCGCGGGCGTCAAGAGCCGCGCCCTGTGGATGGTGTGCACCGTGCTGGCCGTCTTCATCATCTGCTTCGTGCCCCACCACGTGGTCCAGCTGCCCTGGACGCTGGCCGAGGTGAAGTGGCACAACCACCGGAACCACCAGGGCATCAACGACGCCCACCAGGTCACGCTCTGCTTGCTGAGCACCAACTGCGTGCTGGACCCGGTCATCTACTGCTTCCTCACCAAGCGTTTCCGCAAGCACCTGACCGAGAAGCTGCGCAGCCTGCGCGGGAGCCGCAAGTGTTCCCGGGCCACCACCGAGACGGGCACCGAGGGGGTCGCCATGCCACTTAATGCCTTCGCCGGCTACTCCATCAAGCAGTAG